The genomic window ATTACCTGTCTTAAGGATGGATATGCTTAAATATCAAATTGTCATATGATATTATCATGTTGTTTTTGCAGAGTTATGGTAGCAACAGCTTTTATTGTTTTTGGCAATATCTTCCTAGTTTCTTTTGGCAATCACCAGTCACCTGGTACTGGCCTTAACCTTATTTTGGAATACTGATATATGCAGTCGCTAACATTATAGATGGGGTCTTAATTTTACTATATTTTCTACTCATGTATTTCAATTGGCATATATATGCACTGATTTATGAccatactctgcctccatgttTTTTTCGTGAGTATATAAGTAATTAACTGATGATTCTTTTTTCCTCCAGTGTACACACCTGAGCAGTTAATTGCTAAGTACAGCAATTTAGTGTTTCTCCTTTATTGCCTGATGTTGGTGTTGGTTGTTGCTGGAAATCACTATATTTACAGGTCAGACAGTAAATTTTGTTAATGTGTTGCCAATGCTTGATATTTTTTGCTTTGTAGAAGCTGCTCTCTCTATCTGGCATGTCTTTTCTATTATCACACATTTTTTAAAGATACTGCTGGAACGAAGTTGTATGCCCTTCATATTAACACTAGCTAGAACCAACAGGAGAGGAGAGGCTTATCTTGCACTTTCTGGAAAAGATTTTAGCCCCTATTGGCGCACGCTTCTGCCATTTTCATATGCCACTGTTTCTGGTGCTGTAGGATCCTGCTCAGTGTTGTTTGCAAAATCATTGTAAGTTGGTCAATAAGAATGtgcaattatcatttataatcatTTTTTAAGTAAAGTAACCATTTGaattttatctttttgatttACCCTAGTATACCAGTTTCTGACGAGCATTTGCTGCTCTTTTTCTTGTTACGTCCCAGGTCTAACATGCTGAGACTGACCATTGGCAGCAACTATCAACTGCATAGCTGGTTTACATATTCCATGCTTTTGTTGTTTTTTAGCACAGCAGGATTTTGGGTAATGATGTGATTAAGAAGCACTATAATATTTGATTGGTTTTATTATTTTTGCAAATTTCTGTAATGTTGAGAGCTGTCTACTTCAATGTATCTCATTTAACTTTGCCGGCATGTCAGATGGCGAGATTGAATGAAGGATTGTCTCTGTTTGATGCAATCCTCATTGTTCCCATGCTTCAGATTGCATGGACCTTCTTTTCTATCTGTACAGGATTTGTATACTTTCAAGAATATCAAGTGAGCCTGCATTTTACATAGATCTTTATCTCCAGTTCTGCTTCGATTGTATTTTTTGTATGTATCTAAATAAGTTGAATTCTTTGACAGGTATTTGATACTCTAAGAATAACAATGTTTCTCTTGGGTATGACATTTGTATTTGTAGGCATTTCCCTGTTGGCACCTGATGATGTCAAAGGTATTCCAGCTAATATTCCTTCTATTGTCATGATTTAGAACCATCCAGTTGGTACAAATGAAATGTTGTTGTGAAAATTTTCAGGAAGTGATGCAAAGGATTCTTCTTTGCCTTCCTCAACAGCTCAAGGTGTTGCTGATATAAACAGGTACTCTGGATGCCTTCTATCATGGTTTGTCATTATAATGCATGTATTGTCTCTGATACAGATCAACTTGCACGCTTTTTAATATGTTGGATGCCTTTTTCAactttttttcctcttaaaaaaaaaatcaacagcaGTGACTGCTATTGAATTAGTGGAGAAATTATATGAATATCCATTATCTGAACTGCAGATTTGTCAAGCTACCATCAGAAGAGGCTGAAATAAATGATGTGACATCTTTCATGAATGTGATGAGGACAAAAGCAAACTCTATTATAGTGAAGGCAAAGGTAATGTTACTTGCAATTGTTTCAACCTTTGATATTTTACATTCAAATGTTACTAAACCTGGTTCTATTGCAGGCTGCTTGCTCACTCTCATTAGGTCTAGGTGAGGAGTCAATTAGTGCTTCTTCGGTGCTTGTAATGCCTATGGTGTCTTCAAGGACAACTGGTTTTAGAGGAACCGTTTTTGAACGGGCAAAGTTCATTCCTGTTAGAAGTTCTAGTTGGAGCTATCCTTCTATTGATGATGATCTTGATCATGATGACGCAGAATTGCAGGACACGAGGACTCTGCTTTCATAGAGCCATGGGTATAGGTGGTGTGAATTTGTTGTTTGTTGATGAGATGGTTATTTTTTATAACTTGTATTTTGAATgtatagatttataaattttccttttttaaaaaatcctTCTGTCATCAAAATTGAATTTGTCAGACCTTGGTTATATATGAATCCCTGTTTCCGGAATATCCATTGATTCATTTGACATCCATGTTTCTTCTCCATTTCATATGTATCCTATCAGTTCTAAGTATCAGCGCTTAAGAGCAATGAAGAGTACTTTGTGCTATATTGCCCACATTTGAACATATGGTTGCTGAAGTTCAACAGACAGCACTTTCTGAAAATATCTGAAATGTGTCAAAACATACCAGGAAATCGCAACCTGGTTTTTTTGGCTTTTTATGCCTCCAAGAAAAACATGTTGCTCTTTCGAATCTCAAAGACCGCACAAACATGGAATTTCATAGCAGCTGCACATCAGTGATATCTGAATTCATCAGCTTCGTTTAGCCTTGAAAATATTAAGGCCAACCTCTTTAAACACTGAACATTTGTTTCAACTGTTTGGTGATTGGAAGAACAGTGGCGGAATACTTGCATGTGCTATATCTTTAATTGCAACTGTTTGTTTCCGAGCCATGGGTGGTGGCAATGAAACATCTAGTTTGCTTTCCGAGATTTTATTCTACCATGTTCCTTGTTCAGACTTGTAATTTTACTCCTGAAAATGAGCTaggatatacatacatatatgtatatatgttgtTTCCTTTACCTATCAAAAATGCTTGTTAGGGATAAGTTCCTCTGTGCTTGTCTGCCCCCATGCCATGCTTGTGAATCTTTTTCAGTAGACATATATTGAGGTTGTGAAAAGCAAACCACTTGTCTTAGCATCAGATTCAAAGCAACTAGAGGTGGGGGAATAACTTTTATCTACTTTATTCTGTCATATTGTTGGGTTACCCTTATTCTCCTCGTCTTGCTGGATATTAGCCTCATCACCATTAAAGAGCTGTCTCTCTATGGAAAACAAAGCAAGGATGATTTAAGTTCAGGGATTGTACACTTTATGGGTGCTTTGAATCTCACTGTCCAGGTGCTTAACATTTCCCCCAAGGCAAGTAGGGAAGATCTTCTAACCTTTTTTTCATACTGTGGTACAGTTGCTGAAATCCAGCTGCAGAGGTGAGTTCTCTTATATAGTCTCTCCTCATTTGCTTCGTTAAAATACTTCCTATCCATGTCTTGATGTTATAACTTGTCCACCGTGATCAGGGACAAAGATAAGTCTCAGCTGGCTTTTGTGACTTTTCGGCAACCGTATGCCCTTCAAACTGCTCTTCTCTTGAATGTAAGCAACAATTAAATCCTAAGAATGATTTGATTAGGCACTTGTTGACTTGATTCATGTGATGAGTAATGTGCTTGATTTCAATGAGATAtcttagttatatatatatatatatatataaagatgaaGAAGAACCACAACTGtttcatgctatttttatagAACAAGCAAGCATGATTGATTAGCTAGCTCTATCTCTTTCTCCCATTTTCTTTGAACTAAATATTTGCTGAATTGTTATTATACTTTTGTCAGCTATACTTTTAGGTTACAGCATAATGGTCTTTTTTATTAGAATGTGTAAATCTAAATCCTCATGGGATATGAAACTTCTATATATAATTCTTCTTGTAGCTTTGAAACTGGTGCTCCTATGAGAGAGTTTAGAACttgtttgaaaaatatatttattgttTTCGCAATATATTACCATCAGTTCTTTTCCATAACAGTTTGCATTTCTCCATGTGCAGGACGTGCCCATAATAGATCGTCAAGTCCGCATATTACCTCTGGACAATATGAAGAACATACCAATAAACTCTTGCACTTCAGACAGCATGAACTCCAAGGCATCTTTTTCTCCACCAACTTTTATGGTTGATCAATTACTTGCTCTATCACTGTTGAACAAGTAAATTAGAATTTATAATATACTAAAAACATATCTGTTCATACGTGTAGCTTagttactgattttttttttccttcagtaTTAGGTAAAGCTATAAAGGTCTCTCAGTTTTTTGTGGGTAAATatataattgaaaaataaaatatcttagaATTCATCTTTTACAGTCCTGTGTTGGATTCTGATAAGACTTTAAAAGTTTATAGAATTGGCTCCTTCACCCGATAGGTGAGCCTCAGCTTATCTGAAGATTATTCAGCGGtaacctttttttttctcaagagagagggagggagacccATGCTGTGTCAATTACCTAGGTTCAAATAGTGGAGGATGCACCATGCCAAGGACTTGAATTGAGAACCTCCTCTTCTTATGATGAGAGGTGTGATCGATGTGACCATGCCCAGTTCGTGCGAATCATTATCTAAATCTGATGATGCAATACAGAAGTCCCTGTTGACTGTTGATCTATTTGCTACATTTCTCTGTTTCCAATTGGTTATTATTCATTTTGACGTAGAAATATTCCAAGATTTTCTCCTTCTCCATAAAGCATTTGAAGTCAATCGACTCTTTTGAGGTATGTATACCAATAAAATATATTGAAGCATACTTAAGCAGAGTTTTTGCTTTTGTTATACTCCAGTACTACAATTGTTGACCCTTGCATGCTTGACTAGTTGTTTAGCTTAGGACTCTGAACTCTCCCTTGTTCCTCAAATTTCCTTCTTCCTTGCTGCTTTTGAGCTAAATACTGCTCTTCTTACATTCTGGTCCTACAGAGAGACAGGGAAGGCTCCCTTCCGGCCGCTGATGTGGTGCAAGCACTAGCATCGAAAAGCCACGAGGCCTTAAGCAGCGCAAAGGAGCAAGTCTCAGCTACTGGCAGAATACTCACCAAGCAGGCAAATTCAGCTATCTCAGCAGCAGAGCAGTCAGTGGGCAACATCAGATCGGCAGTCATGAATAATAACTACTTCTCAAAGGGTGCGCTGTGGCTCTCAGATGTTCTTGACAAAGCCTCAAAAAGCATGGCTGAGCTCGCTAATGTTGAGGATAGAGACATGACATCCGGAAAGCAGAAATGAGCAGTCATTTGTATTGACGAAATGCTTTGTTGTTGCCATGGAAGTCCAATAAATGTTTTTATTTGTCGTTGTTATATAAATGACAAAAGCTTGCTAAAATGGAAGGAAGTTTGGGTGAAACTCATGGCTCACTGTGGTGTCATTTGGGCTGTAAAAATCAATGGCCTCACGCCCAAGAAAAACAAAATATATGGTAGGAAGAATTGTAGGAGAATTTTATGATACATTGTGTAATTTGGATCAAGATTTGCTGTATCAATTGCTATCGTATGGTACTGGTCATACTGTTCTGTACTCTCATATGATATTGATATTCGGGATATTTTGTCATCTCGTATCTAGATGTGTACAAGCACTATAATAAGATGATGCCAATGTGAGATCCGGCATCAAAACAGCGAATCTTGATTTGGATAATAAATATTGATGGCTTACGAAATGAagcggaggaagaagaagatgcaagTGCTTTCAACGTCAAGATATAGGCCTAGCTTCAACCAAGATACTTACCTCTGGGCTAAACCGATCTACTGTACAATATAGCCCTTGAAATGCATACTATCTGGTGTAGGTTGATTGACTGGTGAGGTTTTGTATAATTCATTTCGCACTTGGATTCATCAAGCTCATGACTCCTGTcttacatcatgcattttagatgAAACTTGActagatgaattttcttagcagGCATAGTTCACATTCATTTGTTATTATGTGGGTCCCAAATGCCCAATTAGTAGAGTATCACTCTAGCAGGCTTCCCCAACGTAATCATATGACAGTTCCTTGTAAAACTTCTATTTACACTTATACTTGCCCAGCCTAGCCTTAAACCTGATTATTTTGAGATAAAATAGTAGCTACTTTAAGAGGATGTTTGGTTcgtaatcgaaatcagaatgagaaTAAAAATCAGAAGGATCAAATTCCTCAAAGCGTTTGATTCGTGATCGGAATAGAAAATTGAATCCATAAAGAagaatagggattgagttctatataaattgagccattcccattccaatCCAGAATCGGGCTCacggttggaatgagagtcattcattctgatttcgatttcaaaTCCCCACTTCCTCCAACCAAACACCCATTAACATCCTTCGCTACTGTAATCAGAAACAACACAGTAGTattaaaatatgatttcatttgatcagatcattattggcaaaataaatcattattttttactCGATATGAAAAAATTTGAGTGACACAAGGATAACATTAATTGTTGAACGATGGATAGGTCAAAATATAGCGGCTGCTTTTAGATTTGATGTAGATTATAACAGAACGGGTCTCAAAGCTATCATCAGGTCCTGTTCTATGACAAACGGTTGTTAAATATCTCCAACAGAGCTTTGTTACCCACCACATCTCTATCAGAGGAAGAACATAATCACCCCGATAACCTTGTTAAAGTGCGAAAACCCACCAAATCTTAATCAACATACCACACATTTTGCTTTCCTTTCTAAGGGTAGATTCAAGTATCTAAATCAATACATAGCTAGAGAAACATCACTAAAAGGAGGAGttctcaaaataataataataatgaaaataataataatttaaaaaataaaataaataaaaataaaaatcatcagtAGTTCACCACCAAAAGCAACAGAGTGGACCAaaggatgattcctcctccaaggcgggtGTGGGCCTTCCTGAGCATGATGTCAGTCCAGGCCTGAGCCCAGTCCGGCCCACACCCCGCCCAagtatatatttatgaaaatttaGCACGGTTGTTAAGCTAGAGATATGGGGCTGCCCTTGACCGTAACCTGAGGACCACCAACGATAAACATTGGCTGCAAAAGAGGAGCAAGAAGGGAAAAAAGGATTCCATAATAAGAATTAAAGAAAAGCATTCATCTTCTGAAGTCAAATTTGACATCCAGATACCCCTCCTGAGCATATAACAGAACTGGAAAGTTGGTTGGTAGGCCTGCACTACTTCCACCATATTCATCCCATGAGAACAGATCTTTCTATCTCCGGAGCTCAAAGTGGATGGGTGAATCTCACGAGCTAGCATGCATCCACCATCCAGATAGCAAAAAGTTTGCAGTACTTCCACCATATTCatgtgatttttttctttttattttcctgATACAAGAAATATGGTCAGGGATAATATCACAGTAACTTGCATTTCCCAAAATAGACACCATCAGATGGCTAGTTTCCTCATGCCATCATATT from Elaeis guineensis isolate ETL-2024a chromosome 9, EG11, whole genome shotgun sequence includes these protein-coding regions:
- the LOC105050973 gene encoding uncharacterized protein isoform X2, whose translation is MGALNLTVQVLNISPKASREDLLTFFSYCGTVAEIQLQRDKDKSQLAFVTFRQPYALQTALLLNDVPIIDRQVRILPLDNMKNIPINSCTSDSMNSKRDREGSLPAADVVQALASKSHEALSSAKEQVSATGRILTKQANSAISAAEQSVGNIRSAVMNNNYFSKGALWLSDVLDKASKSMAELANVEDRDMTSGKQK
- the LOC105050973 gene encoding binding partner of ACD11 1 isoform X1, with translation MGALNLTVQVLNISPKASREDLLTFFSYCGTVAEIQLQRDKDKSQLAFVTFRQPYALQTALLLNDVPIIDRQVRILPLDNMKNIPINSCTSDSMNSKKYSKIFSFSIKHLKSIDSFERDREGSLPAADVVQALASKSHEALSSAKEQVSATGRILTKQANSAISAAEQSVGNIRSAVMNNNYFSKGALWLSDVLDKASKSMAELANVEDRDMTSGKQK
- the LOC105050972 gene encoding probable magnesium transporter NIPA8; the encoded protein is MGEWVIGALINIVGSIAINFGTNLLKLGHDQREKLSTLGGDGANGKFILKPIIYFQTWRVGILFFALGNCLNFISFAYAAQSLLAALGSIQFISNIAFAYFVLSKTVSVKVMVATAFIVFGNIFLVSFGNHQSPVYTPEQLIAKYSNLVFLLYCLMLVLVVAGNHYIYRRGEAYLALSGKDFSPYWRTLLPFSYATVSGAVGSCSVLFAKSLSNMLRLTIGSNYQLHSWFTYSMLLLFFSTAGFWMARLNEGLSLFDAILIVPMLQIAWTFFSICTGFVYFQEYQVFDTLRITMFLLGMTFVFVGISLLAPDDVKGSDAKDSSLPSSTAQGVADINRFVKLPSEEAEINDVTSFMNVMRTKANSIIVKAKAACSLSLGLGEESISASSVLVMPMVSSRTTGFRGTVFERAKFIPVRSSSWSYPSIDDDLDHDDAELQDTRTLLS